A single region of the Podospora pseudopauciseta strain CBS 411.78 chromosome 1, whole genome shotgun sequence genome encodes:
- the RLR1 gene encoding THO2 plays a role in transcriptional elongation (BUSCO:EOG092605VL; COG:K; EggNog:ENOG503NW2W) → MMGPQRKRKDRVPPDSGSSRPSPHRPQDTSLGQHDRSFDGGNRNNRAGAGGGGGGNRNLRRDNRRDSSQSHIAPPPSSSAPASISPTMARPSSASSQTPLPPLTTTVTPTPAPQSAPPSPILVDEDYTIVTDDCISRWSKGARQQIIEHGVQSREDEDLTEVASIFQELVWSVNTGRLRGADAGGVVREILGPEPSEEEREAGAFDPHTLFLDTVGSYSDTQTDSVREQFQDFMMASGVSLSLMRVDLDPSVLAPLELVRDTFFRMSIRTSTNLLYRQASYNLLREETEGFSKLVTEIFTTCSNEPASSEVVQDTFNKVMGLIGTFDLNPGRVLDITLDVFAAILVKQFRFFIKFLRFSSWWPRSQLTLPTDTYVGGLPLWAHPDHESPFNSEEEDAMAAAQRLQRDIAFWERARQVKLDAFFELGGRQLTAADEERLANGTAAKNAESEIEQEWIRITRTLPPCGNRDAAQMLGFKLRFYTSDARDPEDTLPANLLYLTALLIKVGFISLTDIWNFIWPRDEEMEETRAEKMKELEEKERANRPGAAKNALMMAGALPDEGPSGQPINSSRRDAASNKADTEMKGADSPEDKPNLPKPQDQKLHLLHCLLIIGALPEALFMIGRHDWVLEADPETVTLLHRILRHSIDVVYNQSRPTAAASTDCPPKAMPDMDQSGVTKGSIRVSTAPPKRPLKWPHVDKNDHDGSNYRFYWDEWADNVPVCQTVDDLFTLFDTLMNVVGVNIGLDADLMAKLSSIGTKSLADDQSPENVSRWLDILKRLLVPALSLGETNTSVADSVWNLLKQYPISIRYNIYAEWYQGSISRLEPIRKAFAKTRLETLSILKRLSLTNIPEMAKSLAKIAYPSPGIVCKVSLSQIESYSNFIEAFVECTKYFTDLGYDVLVWSVLSSLGGQQRSRTQEDSVLLTSRWLQALSKFSGRVFQRYANVDSSPILRYVHNQLLQGNSTDLVILKELVVSMGGVVSDLDFTDAQLHAMTGGELLRRETLINLGDKRAASTRSAERLMRALTSSKLAGQLLINIAQYRQNAIYAEEGGARIKYLATVVDDTHQILLQYLDLLKSNLDAVTFNNLVPDILQLMRDFGLEANLAFLIRRSSIRWEVKGSANSTELAKVAADGDGDVAMDAADENGAPGSDGAENGSPKTPENRVPESLAEALAPLIEEIPSVLPQQDWRYISPSFYVFFWSLHLGNLLFPQESYQVENSRLIKQAEEVMRDRTDMTRHGMNKKTQKRNEILDRQKLLLKEMNEGLTRFSKARVHLGRQVDSWFPAPITKADAASDALLEECILPRLHLSPLDAEYCFRLVKFLHEFSTSNFKLMSLYDRLFNHNRLRAIIFTCTVREAEHVGRFLKLILGDLSKWHGDKNAYEKEALGLKEVSKTRQYLGFATAFDADGKPTEFVEHDAFKDLLFKWHKELNTALRSCLNGMEWMHIRNAITVLKSVIDYFPAINFMADKFLEQLKTITEREAASKNASESEMGHRVDLSVTAQTAYSELQKRKSKWILVQAFRPGAKGDSTPTPGLRGSAAEFKPAGSRAHQAEVEDGEVTKDGAGKKKSDSRARDEKHILPKPPPPREPLRESNGPGQRVGPANGPSGKPNSSRSNPTGPASSGGRPERHERHERPERPEPPKFSTLPPVGHGLPNKPDLPARPEPAFPRGANDRFGATRHDRREPPARDARDFSRDSRDSRDSRELREARDSRDAHPAHPPLPSHPSHARDARDPRDPHGPREARDFRAPEVPRSERPRDFSSDRRAADAGPRDPARASERDWSTRSELPPRWNEHGAPADRDARGPRDRAPHASGRHDPRGPREPPVGQSPQTSSASNASQDPPTHPDRARAIADADRPDIINPARAALINDSRDAPPRSGHRDQLRDRPGRTESPRRTDHSAANAAQPDNSRDERHGRHRHSDHHNTSREGRPDSLPSHPRQDRTQDHGSSHSRPDRNTDHTQLHGRQDRNIENAPSQPRQDRNIDNAPSQPRSDRNAERDERTAGSRDASFGGPPRSDPDHGRLNQQDPNYGRLQPIQSVVDMPTGAPPSGPRGRGGRNTNRMGPANGVSMRPDTRPSVPESVRPASPERQVPTGPAAGRQRQQQRGNQFEKTNSPTVPTAPAAGVHPDRMRHINNQQAPSAPSPPPGPPTGPSGIHPDRLNQISGTPSGTASHSRPPINTPDRPSMSAPNTGSRQAPPPLNTDFATPTGPAASNDRMRSGGRQLRNIQNMIDKTSMENNRGPGLRMSRSRPNLAGSDAQILAGSSPVTTPVQERPEPFPRDSGRRDVNVDRAPAAPVPIQVVGDSRSNGDDYGSSRNEHDRSRREHRSDRSNRPSRTSSRERNPDRDRDAKEPRDYNHRRSGVSSSGVPSAGRDDRDPNAPRRSGRESLPGGGGRDMPPAGPREPTHRGSNRSDGNAGPRSDAVQSGRNDGHGGGGQDYGSGRTGPPRGGIPQPRDSRGPHRQPSDQHGDGRNGGNDRKRRSEGLDSGNHQDKRPRRS, encoded by the exons ATGATGGGCCcgcagaggaagagaaaagatcGGGTCCCACCAGACTCGGGGTCATCTAGACCTTCCCCGCATCGTCCTCAGGATACCTCACTAGGGCAGCACGACCGAAGCTTTGATGGGGGCAACCGCAACAATCGGGCAGGAGcaggtggcggcggtggtgggaacAGAAACCTCCGGAGAGATAATCGTCGCGACTCCTCTCAATCTCATATtgcgcctcctccatcatcaagcGCCCCGGCTTCAATATCTCCAACCATGGCTCGACCATCGAGTGCCTCTTCGCAAACCCCTCTGCCTCCTTTGACGACAACCGTcaccccaacaccagcaccccagTCAgcacccccatctcccattctggttgatgaggattATACCATCGTCACCGACGACTGCATTAGCAGATGGAGCAAGGGCGCCCGCCAACAGATCATCGAGCATGGTGTCCAATCTcgcgaggacgaggatctTACCGAGGTCGCTTCCATCTTCCAGGAGCTTGTCTGGTCAGTCAACACTGGCAGGCTACGCGGCGCCGACGCTGGCGGTGTCGTGAGGGAAATCCTGGGGCCTGAGccgtcggaggaggagcgcgaAGCTGGGGCTTTCGACCCGCATACTTTGTTCTTGGACACAGTTGGCAGTTATTCCGACACCCAGACGGACTCCGTACGAGAGCAGTTTCAGGATTTCATGATGGCTAGCGGGGTCTCTCTGTCCCTTATGCGCGTCGATCTTGACCCTTCAGTTCTGGCGCCTCTCGAGCTGGTTCGCGACACCTTTTTTAGAATGAGTATCCGCACCTCCACCAATTTGCTCTACCGCCAGGCAAGTTACAACCTGTTGCGTGAGGAAACCGAGGGCTTCTCCAAGCTAGTGACGGAAATCTTCACCACGTGTTCCAACGAGCCAGCCTCTTCGGAGGTTGTACAGGATACTTTTAACAAGGTTATGGGCCTTATTGGGACCTTCGATCTGAATCCCGGCCGAGTTCTCGACATTACATTAGATGTGTTTGCCGCCATTCTCGTCAAGCAGTTCCGTTTCTTCATCAAGTTTCTTCGCTTCAGCTCGTGGTGGCCGCGAAGCCAACTCACATTGCCAACTGATACCTACGTTGGCGGGCTTCCATTATGGGCCCACCCAGATCACGAGAGTCCATTCAatagtgaggaggaggatgcgatGGCGGCGGCCCAGCGTTTGCAACGAGATATCGCCTTCTGGGAGAGGGCCCGCCAAGTCAAACTCGACGCCTTCTTTGAACTGGGTGGTAGACAGCTTACTGCTGCCGACGAAGAACGACTGGCGAACGGCACTGCTGCAAAGAACGCAGAATCCGAGATTGAGCAGGAGTGGATTAGGATCACCAGAACACTTCCGCCTTGCGGTAACCGCGACGCCGCTCAGATGCTTGGCTTCAAGTTGCGCTTTTACACGTCGGATGCCAGAGACCCAGAAGATACCCTTCCCGCCAACCTATTGTACCTCACAGCACTCTTGATCAAAGTGGGTTTCATATCCTTGACAGATATCTGGAACTTTATCTGGCCCCGcgacgaggagatggaggaaaCTAGAGCCGAAAAAatgaaggagctggaggagaaagaaagggCTAATCGCCCTGGCGCCGCCAAGAATGCTCTAATGATGGCTGGTGCTCTACCGGACGAGGGCCCCTCCGGCCAGCCCATTAACTCTTCCCGCCGCGATGCCGCTTCAAACAAGGCCGATACGGAAATGAAGGGTGCGGACTCTCCGGAAGACAAGCCGAATCTCCCCAAGCCTCAGGACCAAAAGCTTCATCTTCTCCACTGTCTTCTTATCATCGGTGCTCTTCCAGAGGCGCTTTTTATGATTGGACGACACGACTGGGTTCTTGAGGCCGATCCGGAAACCGTGACCTTGCTTCACCGAATCCTTAGACACTCTATCGATGTTGTCTACAACCAGAGCCGCCCGACGGCAGCGGCGTCAACCGACTGCCCCCCCAAAGCAATGCCTGACATGGATCAGAGTGGTGTGACCAAAGGCAGTATCAGGGTCAGCACGGCACCTCCTAAGCGTCCTTTGAAATGGCCTCACGTCGACAAGAATGATCACGACGGCTCCAACTACCGGTTCTATTGGGACGAGTGGGCTGATAACGTCCCTGTTTGTCAGACAGTTGACGACCTGTTTACCCTCTTCGATACCCTGATGAATGTGGTGGGCGTCAACATCGGCCTGGATGCTGATCTGATGGCCAAACTTAGCAGCATCGGCACCAAGAGTCTTGCAGATGATCAATCGCCAGAAAATGTCAGCCGGTGGCTTGATATTCTCAAACGTCTCTTGGTGCCAGCGCTGAGCCTGGGGGAAACCAACACTTCGGTGGCTGACAGTGTGTGGAACCTTCTCAAGCAATATCCCATCAGCATTCGGTACAACATCTATGCCGAGTGGTACCAAGGGTCTATTTCTCGACTAGAACCCATTCGAAAGGCTTTTGCAAAGACCAGATTGGAGACACTCAGCATTCTCAAGCGGTTGTCGCTCACCAACATTCCGGAAATGGCCAAGAGTCTGGCCAAGATTGCTTATCCATCCCCAGGAATCGTCTGCAAAGTCTCACTCTCCCAAATCGAATCCTACAGCAACTTCATCGAGGCTTTTGTCGAATGCACCAAGTACTTTACGGATCTTGGATATGACGTCTTGGTCTGGTCGGTCCTGAGCTCTCTCGGTGGCCAACAGAGAAGTCGTACTCAAGAGGACTCAGTTCTGCTCACGAGCAGATGGTTACAAGCGCTGTCCAAGTTTTCCGGCAGAGTCTTTCAACGCTATGCCAATGTTGACTCGTCCCCAATCCTTCGATATGTTCacaaccaactcctccaagGAAACTCGACTGATCTCGTCATTTTGAAGGAGCTGGTTGTGTCAATGGGCGGTGTCGTGTCCGACCTTGACTTCACGGATGCCCAGTTGCACGCTATGACGGGTGGCGAGTTACTTCGGCGTGAGACTCTGATCAATCTCGGCGACAAGCGGGCGGCGTCTACTCGCAGCGCTGAGCGTCTCATGAGGGCGTTGACGAGCTCCAAGCTAGCAGGCCAActtctcatcaacatcgcTCAGTACCGGCAGAACGCCATCTATGCTGAGGAAGGCGGTGCACGTATCAAATACTTGGCCACAGTCGTTGACGACACCCATCAGATTCTCCTCCAGTATCTCGATCTACTGAAGAGCAACCTAGATGCCGTCACCTTCAACAATCTCGTCCCTGACATCCTTCAGCTCATGCGGGACTTTGGCTTGGAGGCCAACCTTGCCTTTTTAATTCGGCGGTCCAGCATTCGCTGGGAAGTGAAGGGCTCCGCCAACTCAACCGAGCTCGCCAAGGTCGCTGCGGacggggatggtgatgttgcaATGGATGCGGCTGATGAGAACGGGGCCCCTGGCTCAGATGGCGCTGAGAATGGCTCACCCAAAACCCCCGAGAACCGTGTGCCAGAGTCTTTAGCTGAGGCCCTCGCGCCACTCATCGAAGAGATACCCAGTGTGCTCCCACAACAGGATTGGCGATACATCAGCCCATCGTTCTACGTCTTCTTTTGGTCACTCCACCTAGGCAACCTACTCTTCCCCCAGGAAAGTTACCAAGTGGAGAATAGCAGACTCATCAAGCAAGCAGAAGAAGTCATGAGGGACAGAACGGACATGACTCGGCACGGGATGAACAAGAAGACCCAGAAACGGAACGAGATCTTGGATCGCCAAAAACTTCTCTTGAAGGAGATGAACGAAGGCCTCACCCGTTTCTCCAAAGCTAGAGTACACCTCGGCAGACAAGTCGACAGCTGGTTTCCAGCGCCCATCACCAAGGCTGATGCAGCATCGGACGCGCTTCTCGAGGAGTGCATCTTACCCCGTTTGCACCTCTCACCGTTGGATGCCGAATACTGCTTCAGACTGGTCAAGTTTTTGCACGAGTTCTCTACTTCAAACTTCAAGCTCATGTCACTCTACGATCGACTCTTCAACCACAACCGTCTCCgggccatcatcttcacctGCACCGTCCGCGAAGCTGAACATGTTGGCCGATTCTTGAAGCTCATCCTTGGCGACCTGTCCAAGTGGCATGGTGATAAGAATGCTTACGAAAAGGAGGCCCTGGGCCTGAAGGAGGTTAGCAAAACTCGCCAGTACCTTGGTTTTGCAACCGCTTTCGACGCGGATGGAAAGCCAACCGAGTTTGTCGAGCATGATGCCTTCAAAGATCTGCTGTTCAAATGGCACAAGGAACTGAACACCGCCTTGAGATCTTGCCTGAATGGCATGGAATGGATGCATATTCGCAATGCCATCACCGTTCTCAAGTCCGTCATTGATTACTTTCCCGCCATCAACTTCATGGCCGACAAATTTCTGGAGCAGCTCAAGACCATCACTGAACGTGAAGCTGCTTCCAAGAATGCATCCGAATCCGAAATGGGCCACCGTGTCGATCTTTCTGTCACCGCGCAGACTGCCTACTCCGAACTACAGAAGAGAAAGTCGAAATGGATCCTTGTTCAGGCATTCAGGCCAGGCGCT AAGGGCGATTCGACACCAACGCCTGGGCTCCGTGGCTCCGCAGCAGAATTCAAGCCAGCCGGCTCTCGCGCGCACCAAGCCGAAGTTGAAGACGGCGAAGTTACCAAGGACGGAGcaggcaagaagaagagtgaTTCAAGGGCAAGGGATGAAAAGCACATCCTGCCgaaacccccacccccgcgGGAACCTCTGCGAGAGTCTAATGGACCTGGTCAGAGGGTGGGCCCAGCCAACGGCCCATCTGGAAAGCCGAACAGTTCTCGATCGAACCCAACCGGGCCAGCATCTTCTGGTGGCCGCCCTGAACGGCATGAGCGACATGAGCGTCCGGAGCGGCCGGAACCACCCAAGTTCTCTACCCTCCCACCAGTTGGTCATGGCCTACCAAACAAACCAGATCTTCCGGCTAGGCCCGAGCCTGCTTTCCCAAGAGGCGCCAACGATAGGTTTGGAGCGACGCGTCACGATAGGCGTGAGCCTCCAGCTCGCGACGCCCGTGATTTCAGCAGGGACAGTCGCGACTCTCGTGATTCTCGGGAGCTGAGAGAAGCCAGGGATTCACGGGATGCCCATCCAGcacacccaccccttccttCTCACCCATCGCACGCACGTGATGCCCGTGATCCTCGCGATCCCCACGGTCCTCGTGAGGCTAGAGATTTCCGCGCTCCAGAAGTTCCACGGTCAGAGCGGCCTCGCGACTTTTCGTCTGATCGACGAGCCGCTGATGCTGGTCCGCGGGACCCTGCTCGCGCTTCAGAGAGGGATTGGTCAACCCGCAGTGAACTGCCACCTCGATGGAATGAGCACGGTGCGCCCGCTGACAGAGACGCCCGTGGTCCTCGTGACCGGGCACCACATGCTTCCGGTCGACATGATCCAAGAGGACCTAGAGAACCACCAGTGGGACAATCTCCTCAGACCAGTTCGGCATCGAATGCGTCCCAAGATCCGCCCACTCATCCAGATCGTGCTCGTGCTATTGCGGATGCCGATCGGCccgacatcatcaacccagcGAGAGCCGCGCTCATCAACGACAGCAGAGATGCGCCTCCTCGTTCGGGTCATAGAGATCAGCTCCGCGATCGGCCTGGTCGGACTGAATCGCCGAGACGAACAGATCACTCCGCGGCGAATGCAGCACAGCCGGACAACTCGCGGGATGAGCGACATGGGCGTCACCGTCACTCGGATCATCATAATACAAGCCGGGAAGGTCGTCCAGACAGCTTACCATCGCATCCCCGTCAGGATCGCACTCAAGATCATGGCTCCTCACACTCTCGTCCGGATCGCAACACAGATCACACTCAGCTTCATGGACGCCAGGATCGCAACATTGAAAATGCCCCGTCCCAGCCTCGCCAGGATCGGAATATCGACAATGCGCCATCACAGCCCCGCTCGGACCGCAATGCTGAGCGCGATGAGAGAACGGCGGGGTCTAGGGATGCTTCATTTGGTGGCCCGCCGCGCTCGGATCCGGACCATGGTAGATTGAACCAGCAGGATCCCAACTACGGCCGGCTCCAACCCATCCAGTCGGTGGTTGACATGCCTACCGGAGCTCCCCCGTCCGGACCCAGAGGTAGAGGTGGTAGGAACACAAACAGAATGGGTCCTGCCAACGGGGTGTCTATGCGTCCCGATACTAGGCCTTCTGTGCCAGAGTCAGTTCGCCCCGCGTCGCCTGAGCGTCAAGTGCCTACTGGGCCCGCGGCAGgccggcagcggcagcaacagcGCGGTAACCAGTTTGAGAAAACCAACTCTCCCACTGTTCCTACAGCGCCTGCGGCAGGTGTTCATCCAGATAGAATGCGGCATATCAACAATCAGCAAGCGCCCAGCgcaccctccccgcctcctgGACCACCCACTGGCCCGTCTGGTATCCACCCAGATCGTCTGAACCAGATCTCGGGTACTCCTTCCGGCACCGCATCTCACTCAAGGCCACCGATCAACACACCTGATCGGCCATCCATGTCGGCACCGAACACGGGGTCAAGGCAGGCACCTCCACCCCTGAACACGGACTTTGCCACGCCTACCGGCCCAGCAGCGTCTAACGACCGCATGAGGTCCGGTGGGAGACAGCTTAGGAACATCCAAAACATGATTGACAAGACGTCTATGGAGAACAACCGCGGTCCTGGACTGCGGATGAGTCGCTCTCGTCCTAACTTGGCGGGTTCAGACGCGCAGATTCTCGCTGGTTCTTCTCCTGTCACGACTCCTGTTCAGGAACGCCCCGAGCCATTCCCGCGGGATTCTGGGCGCCGTGATGTGAATGTCGACCGTGCTCCAGCGGCACCTGTTCCTATTCAGGTGGTAGGAGACAGCCGGTCGAATGGAGACGACTATGGATCAAGCCGTAACGAGCACGACAGAAGTCGCCGGGAACATAGGAGTGATCGCAGCAACCGGCCATCTAGGACTAGCAGTCGAGAGCGCAACCCGGACCGTGACCGCGACGCCAAGGAGCCACGGGACTACAACCACAGGCGATCAGGCGTTTCTTCATCCGGCGTCCCGAGTGCTGGCCGTGATGATAGGGATCCGAATGCTCCTCGCCGCTCCGGCCGTGAATCTCTTccgggtggtgggggaagggACATGCCGCCAGCTGGACCGCGCGAGCCTACTCATCGTGGCAGCAATCGCAGTGATGGCAATGCTGGTCCACGGAGCGATGCGGTACAGTCTGGAAGGAATGATgggcatggtggtggtggccaggACTACGGCTCCGGTCGGACAGGCCCTCCACGCGGGGGCATCCCGCAGCCCAGGGACTCAAGAGGGCCTCACAGACAGCCCAGCGACCAGCATGGTGATGGACGGAATGGGGGGAATGATAGGAAGCGGAGGAGCGAAGGGTTGGACTCTGGGAATCATCAGGACAAGCGGCCACGTCGGAGTTAG